The following coding sequences lie in one Thalassoglobus polymorphus genomic window:
- a CDS encoding outer membrane protein assembly factor BamB family protein, translated as MHSPSTLLFRKFCSLSLSRSARWLLVLGVAAQLSLPEIAFAENWATYRGDYSRSGGSTETISFPLHAAWKYESPAPPTLSFQGGEGRVYEGKVLGHRVKYDDVFHPVIVDGKLFFGSTADDQVHCFDMKTGREDWSFFTGGPVRLAPSVVDGKVYFGSDDGHVYCVDQKDGKLQWQFRAGPEADWLIARGEMISRWPVRTGVLVDDGVAFFGAGIFPHENVYLYAVDAKDGSVIWRQDNLSSTDAGRNDLSPQGYLLASDDLLIVPSGRSLPAAFDRKTGELVHKREHSWRSTAGGVVGGTKALLSDGQIYSGGPHHLLAMSQDKGNVGFGWFAGRQMVVQGDDAYVATGTVVAKLDRIKYAENSRVRHKYEMDVYSLSRKLRGAGKKEPAIRKQIAEINQKLKDIADVGVLWQKKTTDESTLLATENAVFLGGENQVTAYSAEDGKVVWQAKVEGKARGLAVSDGQLVVSTDTGQVYCFTPNASPAIPEQAGLAEFESSELYQKAAKDILEKTGVQRGFCLVLDGEEGKLAYEIARQSQLKIYVVESDPAKVATARKNLSKAGYYGSRVTVHQLEASDIPYSNYFANLIVSDRFVKTGETPIDLSLIARHLKPVGGILCIGQPEQKNVEKAVALIDKASVSSEFKETDLEQKSSDGWATLSRGMLPGAGSWSHQYGNAANTAVGDDLRVKGGLGVLWYGDPGIDGMVNRHDGAVGPLATGGRLFVQGETNISAYDAYNGLFLWKYDNPEGIRLGVYKNVSPGNLAATEDRLFHYVGKECFELDAATGKVIRIHSLPESRADGDHSWAYVAVEGDILFGTATILGTKNALDRRRGRIVNDATDGIFAIDLKTGKHLWDYKGQSISHRTIAIAPERVFFIDSTITSEQRAEILRQDKSALESLEGEEREIAEDRLKKADLRRAVAIDSKSGEILWAKPVDVTDCSEIGIGGGMLTLMYQDGTLILGGANANGHYWRQFVAGEFSRRRLVALSAVNGYKLWSKDANYRNRPIIIGDKVLAEPWMYDLQTGEQMTRQHPITGKDVPWSMMRTGHHCGMLTAADSGMVMFRSGYTGFMDLEQDAGVRHFAGHRLGCWINAVPANGLVMIPEASAGCVCLFSIASTIVLEPREARRPWAIYSSVGAQTPVQHLALNLGAPGDRKDAHGTVWLSYPRYKAYQETSLDVKMNLAPKFGTGGGYEALNEDSVDVIGAETPWLYTSWANNLTEITLPLLGKEDKPAEFSVELHFANADEAMKAAKFDVQFNGKTVLKDVSADQVTRDGITAVKKVVEGVEVKDALTISLVPKSGQPVLNAVKVLRD; from the coding sequence ATGCATTCACCCTCCACGTTGCTCTTCCGCAAGTTCTGCTCTTTGTCTCTCAGTCGGTCAGCTCGATGGCTGCTCGTTCTGGGAGTTGCCGCTCAACTGAGTCTTCCTGAAATTGCTTTCGCTGAAAACTGGGCGACATACCGGGGAGACTATTCTCGCTCTGGTGGTTCGACTGAAACGATTTCTTTTCCTCTTCACGCCGCATGGAAATACGAATCGCCTGCGCCGCCGACACTGAGTTTTCAGGGTGGTGAAGGCCGAGTCTATGAAGGCAAAGTGCTAGGGCATCGTGTGAAGTACGACGATGTTTTTCATCCCGTGATTGTCGATGGAAAACTCTTCTTCGGCTCAACAGCCGACGATCAGGTTCACTGCTTCGACATGAAAACCGGACGCGAAGACTGGTCGTTTTTCACCGGCGGCCCAGTTCGGCTTGCTCCTTCTGTCGTTGACGGAAAAGTTTACTTCGGCTCGGATGATGGACATGTTTACTGTGTCGATCAAAAAGATGGGAAGCTGCAATGGCAGTTTCGCGCAGGTCCGGAAGCAGACTGGTTGATTGCTCGCGGAGAAATGATTTCACGATGGCCAGTTCGTACTGGTGTCCTTGTTGATGATGGCGTCGCCTTCTTCGGAGCAGGAATTTTTCCTCATGAAAATGTGTATCTGTATGCCGTGGATGCAAAAGATGGCTCAGTGATCTGGCGACAAGACAACTTAAGTTCCACCGACGCTGGACGAAACGATCTCTCGCCACAAGGTTATCTTTTAGCGAGTGATGATCTTTTGATTGTTCCATCGGGCCGATCACTTCCGGCAGCCTTTGACCGCAAAACCGGTGAACTCGTCCACAAACGCGAGCATAGCTGGCGTTCGACCGCAGGTGGTGTTGTGGGAGGAACCAAAGCTTTGTTGTCCGATGGACAAATCTACTCGGGCGGACCGCATCACCTGTTGGCAATGTCTCAAGATAAAGGCAACGTCGGGTTTGGCTGGTTCGCTGGTCGACAAATGGTTGTCCAAGGTGATGATGCTTACGTCGCTACAGGGACTGTGGTTGCTAAGCTTGACCGAATCAAATACGCCGAAAACAGTCGTGTTCGTCATAAGTATGAAATGGACGTTTACAGCCTCTCTCGAAAATTGCGAGGAGCTGGAAAGAAAGAACCCGCAATTCGCAAACAGATCGCCGAGATTAACCAGAAGCTGAAAGACATTGCAGACGTCGGTGTTCTCTGGCAGAAGAAAACAACCGACGAATCGACTCTTCTGGCGACCGAGAATGCTGTCTTCCTCGGCGGAGAGAATCAGGTCACTGCTTACTCTGCAGAAGATGGTAAAGTTGTCTGGCAGGCGAAGGTCGAAGGGAAAGCTCGCGGGCTGGCAGTTTCTGATGGTCAGTTAGTCGTTAGTACCGACACCGGTCAGGTCTACTGCTTCACACCAAACGCTTCACCAGCAATCCCTGAGCAGGCGGGCCTCGCTGAATTCGAATCGTCAGAACTGTATCAAAAAGCCGCCAAAGACATCCTTGAGAAAACCGGTGTCCAGCGCGGGTTCTGTCTTGTGCTCGACGGTGAAGAGGGCAAGTTGGCCTATGAGATCGCCCGTCAAAGTCAATTGAAAATCTATGTCGTCGAATCCGACCCCGCTAAAGTGGCGACCGCACGCAAAAATCTGTCAAAGGCTGGGTACTATGGAAGCCGCGTGACTGTTCACCAACTCGAAGCTTCGGACATCCCGTACTCGAACTACTTCGCAAATCTAATTGTCAGCGATCGATTCGTCAAAACGGGGGAAACTCCGATCGACCTTTCTCTCATCGCCCGGCATCTCAAGCCTGTTGGAGGAATCCTATGTATTGGTCAACCAGAACAGAAGAATGTTGAAAAAGCGGTTGCGTTGATTGACAAGGCTTCTGTCTCAAGCGAATTCAAAGAGACAGATCTTGAGCAAAAATCGAGTGACGGCTGGGCGACACTTTCGCGAGGGATGCTTCCCGGTGCAGGAAGTTGGTCTCATCAATATGGAAACGCTGCGAACACTGCGGTCGGTGACGACTTACGAGTGAAGGGCGGTCTTGGAGTCCTCTGGTACGGCGATCCTGGGATCGACGGGATGGTCAACCGTCACGACGGAGCTGTTGGCCCGCTGGCGACAGGTGGCCGATTATTCGTACAGGGCGAAACCAACATCAGTGCTTACGATGCTTACAACGGATTGTTTTTGTGGAAGTACGATAACCCCGAAGGGATTCGTCTTGGTGTTTACAAGAACGTCAGCCCCGGAAATCTGGCAGCGACTGAGGATCGTCTGTTCCATTACGTCGGAAAAGAGTGCTTCGAACTCGACGCTGCGACTGGAAAAGTGATTCGTATTCACAGCTTGCCGGAATCTCGTGCAGACGGAGATCACAGCTGGGCCTATGTTGCAGTCGAAGGGGATATTCTCTTTGGAACCGCGACCATTCTCGGCACGAAGAATGCATTGGACCGACGTCGAGGACGGATTGTTAATGATGCCACCGATGGCATATTTGCAATCGATTTGAAAACCGGGAAGCACCTTTGGGACTACAAAGGTCAAAGTATTTCTCACCGGACAATTGCAATAGCACCGGAACGTGTCTTCTTCATCGACAGCACAATCACGAGTGAACAGCGTGCTGAAATTCTGCGGCAAGACAAATCCGCTTTGGAAAGCCTCGAAGGGGAAGAGCGAGAAATCGCGGAAGATCGTTTGAAGAAGGCCGATTTACGACGAGCGGTCGCCATTGACTCGAAGTCTGGAGAAATCCTTTGGGCGAAACCTGTCGATGTCACTGATTGCAGCGAAATCGGAATCGGTGGTGGAATGCTGACGCTGATGTATCAGGATGGGACACTCATTCTCGGTGGTGCAAATGCAAACGGTCACTACTGGAGGCAGTTCGTCGCTGGTGAATTCTCACGCCGTCGTCTCGTCGCCTTGTCCGCCGTCAACGGGTACAAACTTTGGTCAAAAGATGCGAATTACAGAAACCGTCCAATCATCATCGGTGACAAAGTTCTCGCTGAACCCTGGATGTATGATCTGCAAACCGGCGAGCAAATGACTCGCCAACATCCGATCACCGGAAAAGATGTTCCGTGGTCAATGATGAGAACTGGTCATCACTGTGGAATGCTGACAGCTGCCGATTCCGGAATGGTGATGTTCCGCTCTGGATACACGGGATTCATGGATCTCGAACAGGACGCCGGTGTGCGGCACTTCGCCGGTCACCGTTTGGGATGTTGGATCAATGCCGTTCCTGCGAATGGTCTGGTGATGATTCCCGAAGCTAGCGCCGGTTGTGTTTGTTTGTTCTCCATTGCATCGACGATTGTGCTAGAACCACGTGAAGCTCGTCGACCATGGGCAATTTACAGCTCTGTAGGAGCACAAACTCCGGTTCAACACTTAGCTCTCAACCTTGGTGCTCCCGGAGATCGCAAAGATGCACATGGGACAGTTTGGCTCTCTTATCCTCGTTATAAAGCCTATCAGGAAACATCACTCGATGTGAAAATGAACCTGGCTCCAAAGTTTGGAACTGGTGGAGGCTACGAAGCGTTGAACGAGGACAGTGTGGATGTCATTGGTGCCGAGACACCCTGGTTGTACACATCTTGGGCAAATAATCTGACTGAAATCACTTTGCCCTTGTTGGGGAAAGAAGATAAGCCCGCTGAGTTCTCTGTGGAACTTCACTTCGCAAACGCCGACGAAGCGATGAAGGCAGCGAAATTTGACGTTCAGTTCAATGGAAAAACAGTCCTGAAGGATGTCTCAGCTGATCAAGTGACTCGAGACGGAATTACAGCAGTGAAGAAAGTTGTTGAAGGTGTCGAAGTGAAGGATGCACTCACCATCTCACTGGTTCCAAAATCCGGTCAACCCGTTCTGAATGCTGTGAAAGTGTTGAGGGATTAA